One region of Gossypium raimondii isolate GPD5lz chromosome 6, ASM2569854v1, whole genome shotgun sequence genomic DNA includes:
- the LOC105772958 gene encoding probable E3 ubiquitin-protein ligase RHG1A yields MQGQKGAFGSFSETFFDQGSTSSNATIDQQVCWNNIQNPIENRFPDCLPSHNDINIGYVNSIGREEQEPGRWSLEEPSSSGTQNEVNHDERKIDHVWSSSMSASVTAEKNSPFVQNSNSNTVSRSLNLNAAIVAHGNNNCQVTERSNQNKPSGSERDLISSDAGPEGFIHASRSSGYVVDDNDNRPSDGRRASCKRKALEGNVGQSSSSGSSSYFHCAESSVGHGVSSSSSVGNGMNISASSGQAHPRLGLEVGGSGSDANPGPIVLPAAKGSHRNFRLRVSPSSIQEPIAPRVFSTGDMTRRSVISSSQQSSRLPTDHSLDIRSAPVLDNASLQNPNVAVHVPTLPRNVQSFRWNGGSGSRTGNTSSSNISGDRDAVPHEGHQSRSMARNLLDHPMFVRAPELRNLVRNPMNRDVNSGNLSVPGNFASTSRGGSSSGANASSVPTWAPQPNHPSQYPRRLSGLVRRQLMSSLGPESGGPGNHPSLPAGPTSPEEMLLSSSVTNPGHHRPYRRLVSWLERQDAGFLAVPHSLRNLAAATEGRSRLVVPEIRNVLDLMRRGENLRFEDVVILDQSAFFGVADIHDRHRDMRLDVDNMSYEELLALEERIGNVNTGLSEEMISNQLKRQKYSSVPGTRLETEPCCVCQEEYNDGEDLGTLECGHDFHADCIKQWLMHKNLCPICKTTGLNK; encoded by the exons ATGCAGGGGCAAAAGGGTGCTTTTGGTTCCTTTTCTGAAACCTTCTTTGATCAAGGCTCTACATCGAGTAATGCTACTATAGACCAGCAGGTGTGCTGGAATAATATTCAAAATCCCATAGAAAATAGATTTCCTGATTGTTTGCCTTCGCATAATGACATAAACATTGGATATGTGAACTCCATTGGTCGAGAGGAGCAGGAGCCAGGCAGATGGAGcttagaagagcctagctctaGCGGCACACAGAATGAGGTCAATCATGATGAGAGGAAAATAGACCATGTATGGTCGTCTTCCATGAGTGCTTCTGTGACTGCTGAAAAGAACTCTCCATTTGTCCAAAATTCCAATTCTAATACAGTTTCCCGGAGTCTCAACTTAAATGCAGCCATAGTTGCTCACGGTAATAATAACTGTCAAGTTACGGAACGGTCTAACCAAAATAAGCCTAGTGGATCTGAAAGGGACCTGATTTCATCGGATGCTGGTCCTGAAGGTTTTATACATGCTTCTAGAAGTAGTGGATATGTTGTGGATGATAATGATAACAGACCCAGTGATGGTCGCCGTGCATCTTGCAAAAGAAAAGCTCTTGAAGGAAACGTTGGGCAGTCCTCTTCGAGTGGAAGTTCTAGCTACTTCCATTGTGCAGAAAGTAGCGTCGGGCATGGTGTTTCTTCTAGTTCTAGTGTAGGAAACGGCATGAATATATCTGCCTCCTCGGGACAGGCACACCCTAGACTTGGTTTAGAGGTGGGAGGATCAGGTTCTGATGCCAACCCTGGACCAATCGTTTTACCAGCTGCAAAGGGCTCCCACAGGAACTTCCGGCTAAGAGTAAGTCCATCAAGCATACAGGAACCTATTGCTCCTCGGGTATTTTCTACAGGTGATATGACCAGGCGGTCTGTTATTTCGTCTTCACAGCAATCGTCAAGGCTTCCAACTGATCATTCTTTGGACATAAGGTCAGCACCAGTGCTAGATAATGCAAGTCTTCAAAACCCGAATGTCGCAGTTCATGTTCCGACTTTGCCTCGAAATGTACAGTCATTTAGGTGGAATGGAGGTTCTGGCTCTAGAACTGGCAATACATCAAGTTCTAATATATCTGGGGATAGAGATGCTGTACCACATGAGGGACATCAATCGAGAAGCATGGCTAGGAACCTGTTAGATCATCCTATGTTTGTTCGTGCACCTGAGTTGAGAAATTTGGTTCGGAATCCAATGAATCGAGATGTAAATAGTGGAAATTTAAGTGTTCCTGGAAATTTTGCTTCGACATCTCGTGGTGGCTCAAGTTCTGGTGCCAATGCATCTTCCGTTCCCACATGGGCTCCTCAGCCGAATCACCCTTCTCAATATCCGCGGAGATTGTCGGGACTTGTTCGTCGACAGTTGATGTCTTCCCTTGGCCCTGAGTCTGGTGGCCCGGGCAATCATCCTTCACTTCCTGCCGGACCTACTTCTCCTGAAGAGATGCTGCTTTCCTCCAGTGTAACTAATCCTGGGCACCATCGTCCATATCGTAGGTTAGTGTCATGGTTGGAGAGACAAGATGCTGGTTTTCTCGCAGTACCCCATTCATTACGAAATTTAGCTGCTGCCACTGAAGGAAGAAGCAGGCTCGTTGTACCTGAG ATTCGCAATGTCTTGGATCTCATGCGTAGGGGTGAGAACTTGCGTTTCGAG GATGTTGTGATCCTCGATCAATCAGCATTTTTTGGGGTAGCTGATATTCATGACCGGCATAGGGATATGCGGCTCGATGTTGATAACATGTCATACGAG GAGTTACTGGCTCTAGAAGAGCGCATTGGTAATGTAAACACGGGGTTGAGTGAAGAAATGATATCAAACCAGTTGAAACGACAAAAGTACTCTAGCGTACCAGGAACTCGGTTAGAGACAGAACCATGTTGTGTTTGTCAG GAAGAATACAACGACGGTGAAGATCTCGGAACACTCGAATGCGGCCATGACTTTCACGCTGATTGCATTAAACAATGGTTGATGCACAAAAACTTGTGCCCCATTTGTAAAACAACGGGTCTGAATAAATGA